Proteins encoded by one window of Manihot esculenta cultivar AM560-2 chromosome 10, M.esculenta_v8, whole genome shotgun sequence:
- the LOC110624433 gene encoding pleiotropic drug resistance protein 2, with protein sequence MPSVGMRRTTRVFGVVKGVDGARVLRSGRRLWPGSGDSRFRRANDGDEWLHTMIKTTANNKNHHNHSSVKYKENVLPTHDSKSNPEAPAVDIQVPKRVKNENLKDTENKMFGIVYSRKRKRVGGERQDDSGKMYGIQFSRRQRKKHGDSDSFVGFERALLVIVLDGSYSSGLTPFLNSVLGYIRRASMRISELTAFLSSEPFNSAFASHGIRFLQDTTANRTGICKIFGARSNVPMFSLDFSAVPFCFVYMHLCLLLKVKCLSLVPASTTLEEDSCDEMMNECEEDSLCGLVKNQPEADNSGNKVVLHPSVRASKLAGRNNQYKSGINSRGIQKRRSSLRRRRARNPSLGVVHKANGALVSDLASSRKFGFPFSSVVSKNKLRSSLRSSAARNLHEVNTSMVEVTQAMDSSKCSANILVIESDRCYRIEGATVTLEISDSKEWLLVVKKDGLTRYTHLAQKSMRPCSSNRFTHDIIWTGEESWKLEFSDRHNWLIFKDLYKECSDRNVAGPIFKTIPVPGVCAVLGYEDGNSLCFSRPDAYISINNDEVARALARRTAIYDMDSEDEEWLTKLNSDIIVAFDHQAPLSEDSFELIIDALEKGFYCNPDDFVDEKAAVNLCIDLGRREVVEAVYGYWMRKRKQRRSSLLRVFQGQQAKKAPLIPKPVLRKRRSFKRQVSQFGRGKQPSLLQAMAAEHDALEEQNALRKVEAAKTAAKRSVESAILKRRRAQILMENADLAIYKAMVALRIAEGVWSNQGDVFRKSQREDDEEELKWAAIERLPTYDRLRKGILKQVLDNGRIDFEEIDVTNLGIQDKKQIMESILQVVEEDNERFLLRLRERTDRVGIEIPKIEVRFENLSIEGDAYVGTRALPTLVNAAMNTVEGILELLRIFPSKKRVVKILHSVSGIVKPSRMTLLLGPPASGKTTLLQALAGKMDKDLRLSGRVTYCGHELHEFVPQRTCAYISQHDLHHGEMTVRETLDFSGRCLGVGTRYEMLAELSRREKEAGIKPDPEIDAFMKATAITGQEGSLVTDYILKILGLDICADIMVGDGMRRGISGGQKKRVTTGEMLVGPAKALFMDEISTGLDSSTTYQIVRFMRQMVHIMDVTMVISLLQPAPETYELFDDIILLSEGQIVYQGPRENVLEFFESVGFKCPERKGVADFLQEVTSKKDQEQYWCRKEQPYRYISVPEFVESFGSFHIGQKLSEDLRVPYDKSSTHPAALEKEKYGIANMELFKACFAREWLLMKRNSFVYIFKTTQITIMSLIAMTVFLRTEMTAGGLQDGGKYYGALFFSLINVMFNGMAEMAMTMFRIPVFFKQRDFLFYPAWAFALPIWVLRIPISLMESGIWIILTYYTIGFAPAASRFFKQFLAFFSVHQMALSLFRFIAAIGRIEVVANTLGTFTLLVVFVLGGFIVAKDDIQPWMIWGYYVSPMMYGQNAIVINEFLDERWSAPINHTADSQPTVGKALLKMRGMFMEEYWYWISIGALVGFSLLFNVLFIWALTYLDPLGDTKSILLEDDESKKSSSFGQQTKSTEMVSLSSAPLLHCSDKAASNTPDRPAVTSTGHAPTKRGMVLPFQPLSLAFNHVNYYVDMPAEMKSQGIEEDRLQLLRDVTGAFRPGILTALVGVSGAGKTTLMDVLAGRKTGGYIEGSISISGYPKKQETFARISGYCEQNDIHSPHVTVYESLLYSAWLRLAKEIKAETRKMFVEEVMDLVELNPLRNSIVGLPGVDGLSTEQRKRLTIAVELVANPSIIFMDEPTSGLDARAAAIVMRTVRNTVDTGRTVVCTIHQPSIDIFEAFDELLLMKRGGQVIYAGPLGRHSDKLIEYFEAVPGVPKIKDGSNPATWMLEISSNAVETQLGVDFAEIYANSELYQRNQELIKELSMPAPGSKDLYFPTQYSQSFFTQCKACFLKQHWSYWKNPRYNAIRLFMTIAVGIIFGLIFWNKGDKTKKQQDLLNLLGAMYSAVMFLGATNTSSVMSIVAVERTVFYREKAAGMYSELPYAFAQVAIEAIYVAFQTLIYSLLLYSMIGFPWKAENFLWFYFFIYMCFMYFTLYGMMLLALTPGHQIAAIVMSFFLSFWNLFSGFLIPRKQIPIWWRWYYWASPTAWTIYGLITSQLGKISDEVEVLGDTSMQVKDFLKNELGFEYDFLGAVAVAHIGFVVLFLFVFAYGIKFLNFQRR encoded by the exons ATGCCGTCGGTGGGGATGCGTCGTACAACTAGAGTGTTTGGGGTAGTGAAGGGCGTCGATGGTGCCCGAGTTTTGCGTTCGGGGCGGCGTCTTTGGCCGGGATCAGGTGACTCCAGGTTCAGGAGAGCCAACGATGGCGACGAGTGGTTACACACCATGATTAAAACCACGGCAAATAACAAGAATCACCATAACCATAGTTCTGTCAAGTACAAAGAAAATGTATTGCCCACCCATGATTCTAAATCGAACCCAGAAGCGCCCGCTGTTGATATTCAAGTGCCCAAGAGAGTGAAGAATGAGAATTTGAAAGATACTGAGAACAAGATGTTTGGGATTGTTTACAGTAGGAAAAGGAAGAGAGTGGGTGGGGAAAGGCAGGATGATTCGGGGAAAATGTATGGGATTCAGTTCTCGCGAAGGCAGCGAAAGAAGCACGGGGACAGTGACAGTTTTGTGGGTTTTGAGCGAGCGCTTCTAGTTATTGTCCTTGATGGTTCGTACAGTAGTGGGTTAACTCCTTTTTTGAATTCGGTTTTGGGGTATATTAGGAGGGCTAGTATGAGGATCTCCGAACTTACTGCTTTTTTGTCGTCTGAACCTTTTAACAGTGCTTTTGCTTCACATGGAATTCGTTTTCTACAG GATACAACTGCCAATAGAACTGGAATTTGCAAGATTTTTGGGGCTCGGAGTAATGTGCCTATGTTTTCTTTGGATTTTTCTGCAGTTCCTTTCTGTTTTGTGTATATGCATCTCTGTTTGCTACTTAAAGTTAAGTGTCTCTCTCTTGTACCGGCGAGTACCACTTTGGAAGAGGACTCGTGTGATGAAATGATGAATGAATGTGAAGAAGATTCTTTATGTGGCCTTGTAAAGAATCAACCAGAAGCTGACAACTCTGGAAATAAGGTGGTGTTACATCCATCTGTGAGAGCTTCCAAATTAGCAGGCCGGAACAACCAATACAAAAGTGGCATAAATTCTCGTGGTATCCAGAAGAGGAGGAGTTCACTTAGGAGGAGAAGAGCTAGAAATCCTTCCCTGGGTGTTGTGCACAAAGCTAATGGTGCTTTAGTTTCTGATCTAGCAAGTAGTAGGAAATTTGGTTTCCCTTTTTCTTCTGTAGTGTCTAAAAATAAGCTAAGGAGTTCACTACGGAGTAGTGCTGCAAGAAACCTCCATGAAGTAAATACTAGTATGGTAGAAGTAACTCAGGCCATGGACTCATCCAAGTGCTCTGCAAATATCCTGGTTATTGAATCAGATAGATGTTACAGGATAGAAGGGGCCACTGTCACTCTAGAAATCTCTGATTCAAAAGAATGGTTGCTTGTAGTGAAGAAAGATGGGCTGACCAGGTACACACACTTGGCACAAAAGAGCATGCGACCTTGTTCCTCAAATCGTTTTACCCATGATATAATATGGACTGGGGAGGAAAGTTGGAAGCTAGAGTTTTCTGACCGACACAACTGGCTCATTTTCAAGGATCTCTATAAGGAATGTTCTGATCGCAATGTGGCAGGTCCTATTTTTAAGACCATTCCTGTGCCCGGAGTATGTGCAGTTTTGGGATATGAAGATGGCAATAGTTTATGCTTTTCTAGACCAGATGCATACATTTCTATAAACAATGATGAGGTAGCTAGAGCTCTGGCTAGGAGGACTGCAATTTATGACATGGATTCTGAAGATGAGGAATGGCTAACAAAGTTGAATAGTGATATAATTGTTGCATTTGATCATCAAGCCCCTCTCTCAGAGGATAGTTTTGAGTTAATAATTGATGCCTTAGAGAAGGGTTTTTATTGCAATCCAGATGATTTTGTAGATGAGAAAGCGGCTGTAAATCTGTGTATAGATTTGGGTAGGAGGGAAGTAGTTGAAGCTGTGTATGGTTATTGGATGAGAAAACGAAAGCAAAGACGGTCATCACTGCTTAGGGTTTTTCAG GGACAGCAAGCAAAAAAAGCTCCATTGATTCCAAAACCTGTTCTTCGTAAGAGAAGGTCATTCAAGCGACAAGTCAGCCAATTTGGAAGAGGAAAGCAACCTAGTCTGTTGCAAG CAATGGCTGCCGAACATGATGCGTTGGAAGAACAGAATGCTCTGCGCAAAGTAGAAGCAGCAAAAACTGCAGCGAAGAGGTCTGTGGAATCTGCTATTCTTAAACGCCGGCGGGCTCAGATTCTTATGGAGAACGCTGATTTGGCAATTTACAAAGCTATGGTGGCGCTGAGAATTGCTGAAGGT GTGTGGAGCAATCAAGGAGATGTATTTCGAAAGAGTCAGAGAGAGGATGATGAGGAAGAGCTGAAATGGGCTGCAATAGAGAGACTGCCAACGTATGATCGATTGAGGAAAGGAATACTGAAGCAGGTTTTGGATAATGGAAGAATTGACTTTGAGGAGATAGACGTGACCAATCTTGGTATTCAAGATAAGAAGCAAATCATGGAGAGTATACTTCAAGTGGTTGAAGAGGATAATGAGAGATTTCTTCTTAGGCTTAGGGAAAGAACTGATAG GGTGGGAATTGAGATTCCTAAGATTGAAGTCCGGTTTGAGAATTTGTCAATAGAAGGAGATGCATATGTAGGAACCAGGGCTCTTCCAACACTGGTCAATGCTGCTATGAACACAGTAGAG GGGATTCTTGAGCTACTTAGGATTTTCCCATCTAAGAAGAGAGTTGTCAAGATACTCCATTCTGTGAGTGGAATAGTAAAACCATCAAG AATGACACTGCTTCTTGGACCTCCAGCATCTGGCAAAACTACATTACTGCAGGCACTTGCCGGAAAGATGGACAAGGATCTAAGG TTATCAGGAAGAGTCACTTACTGTGGTCATGAATTGCATGAGTTTGTTCCCCAAAGAACATGTGCATATATAAGCCAACATGATCTTCACCATGGTGAGATGACAGTAAGAGAGACATTGGACTTCTCCGGGCGATGCTTGGGAGTTGGAACTAGATATGAAATGTTGGCAGAGTtgtcaagaagagaaaaagaagcaGGAATAAAACCAGATCCTGAAATAGATGCATTCATGAAAGCCACAGCAATTACAGGCCAAGAAGGAAGTCTAGTTACCGATTATATTCTCAAG ATCCTTGGATTGGACATCTGTGCTGATATTATGGTGGGAGATGGGATGAGAAGAGGCATATCTGGCGGACAAAAGAAGCGTGTCACTACAG GAGAGATGTTGGTTGGACCAGCAAAAGCTCTTTTCATGGATGAAATATCAACTGGTCTAGACAGCTCAACTACTTACCAAATTGTCAGGTTTATGAGGCAAATGGTTCACATAATGGATGTGACCATGGTAATATCTCTTCTGCAACCTGCACCTGAAACATATGAACTCTTCGATGACATCATCTTACTATCAGAGGGTCAGATAGTGTACCAAGGTCCACGAGAGAATGTCCTTGAATTCTTTGAAAGTGTTGGCTTCAAATGCCCAGAAAGGAAAGGAGTTGCAGACTTCTTGCAAGAGGTGACTTCCAAGAAGGACCAAGAGCAGTATTGGTGCAGAAAGGAGCAACCTTACAGATATATCTCAGTTCCTGAATTTGTGGAAAGCTTTGGTTCTTTCCACATTGGTCAAAAGCTCTCCGAAGATCTTAGGGTTCCTTATGATAAATCTAGTACTCATCCAGCTGCATTGGAGAAAGAAAAGTATGGAATCGCCAATATGGAGCTCTTCAAAGCATGCTTTGCAAGAGAGTGGCTATTGATGAAACGCAACTCTTTTGTTTATATATTCAAGACAACCCAGATTACGATCATGTCACTAATTGCCATGACAGTGTTTTTAAGAACTGAGATGACAGCTGGTGGGCTACAAGATGGAGGAAAATACTACGGAGCTTTGTTCTTTAGTCTCATTAACGTTATGTTCAATGGAATGGCAGAAATGGCAATGACTATGTTTAGGATTCCTGTATTTTTCAAACAGAGAGATTTCTTGTTCTATCCAGCATGGGCTTTTGCATTACCAATTTGGGTGCTGAGGATCCCAATCTCCTTAATGGAGTCAGGGATATGGATAATTCTCACGTATTACACTATTGGATTTGCTCCTGCAGCCAGTAG GTTTTTCAAACAATTCCTGGCATTCTTTAGTGTGCATCAGATGGCACTATCACTCTTCCGTTTCATTGCTGCAATTGGAAGAATAGAAGTTGTGGCAAACACACTTGGTACCTTTACGTTGCTTGTGGTTTTTGTCCTCGGTGGATTCATTGTTGCCAAAG ATGATATTCAACCATGGATGATCTGGGGCTACTATGTTTCCCCAATGATGTATGGGCAGAATGCCATAGTCATCAATGAATTTCTTGATGAAAGATGGAGTGCT CCAATTAATCATACAGCAGATTCTCAACCTACAGTTGGAAAGGCTCTTCTGAAAATGAGAGGGATGTTCATGGAGGAATATTGGTATTGGATTTCTATTGGTGCACTTGTGGGTTTTTCTCTACTTTTCAACGTTCTTTTCATATGGGCGTTGACATATTTGGATC CTTTGGGAGATACTAAATCCATTCTTCTTGAAGATGATGAAAGTAAGAAGTCATCCTCTTTTGGGCAGCAAACAAAATCCACTGAAATGGTTTCATTATCAAGTGCCCCGCTACTACATT GTTCTGATAAGGCAGCGAGCAACACTCCTGACAGACCAGCTGTTACTTCCACGGGGCATGCACCTACAAAACGAGGAATGGTGCTGCCCTTCCAGCCCTTATCACTAGCATTTAATCATGTGAATTACTATGTTGATATGCCTGCT GAGATGAAAAGCCAAGGAATTGAGGAGGATCGGCTGCAGCTGTTACGAGATGTTACTGGTGCTTTTAGGCCTGGTATTCTCACAGCACTGGTTGGTGTAAGTGGGGCTGGGAAGACTACCCTGATGGATGTTTTAGCAGGAAGGAAAACTGGAGGATACATTGAGGGAAGTATCAGCATTTCTGGTTATCCAAAGAAGCAAGAAACTTTTGCTCGGATTAGCGGTTATTGTGAGCAGAATGATATCCATTCTCCTCATGTCACTGTCTATGAATCCCTCCTGTACTCTGCCTGGTTGCGTCTTGCTAAGGAAATTAAGGCAGAAACTAGAAAG ATGTTTGTTGAGGAGGTGATGGATTTGGTTGAACTGAATCCACTTAGGAATTCAATAGTAGGCCTTCCGGGAGTAGATGGTTTGTCAACCGAGCAGAGAAAGCGACTCACAATAGCTGTAGAGTTGGTTGCTAATCCATCCATCATCTTCATGGATGAACCAACATCTGGTCTTGACGCTAGAGCTGCTGCAATTGTTATGCGTACAGTGAGGAACACAGTTGATACAGGCCGAACTGTAGTCTGTACAATTCACCAACCAAGCATTGATATTTTTGAAGCTTTCGACGAG CTATTGCTAATGAAGAGAGGAGGACAAGTTATTTATGCTGGACCCCTTGGTAGACACTCGGACAAACTTATTGAGTACTTTGAA GCTGTCCCAGGGGTTCCTAAGATCAAAGATGGTTCTAATCCTGCTACATGGATGCTAGAAATCAGTTCTAATGCAGTTGAAACTCAACTTGGTGTAGACTTTGCAGAAATCTATGCCAATTCTGAGCTTTACCA GAGGAATCAGGAACTTATTAAAGAACTAAGTATGCCGGCACCAGGATCTAAAGACCTTTATTTTCCCACACAGTACTCTCAAAGCTTCTTTACTCAATGCAAAGCCTGCTTCCTAAAACAGCACTGGTCTTACTGGAAGAACCCACGATACAATGCCATCCGATTGTTCATGACAATAGCAGTTGGTATCATATTTGGACTTATTTTCTGGAACAAAGGCGACAAGAC AAAAAAGCAACAAGATCTTCTGAATTTGCTGGGAGCAATGTATTCTGCTGTGATGTTCCTTGGAGCCACCAACACATCCTCAGTGATGTCTATTGTGGCAGTAGAAAGAACAGTTTTCTACCGTGAAAAAGCAGCTGGAATGTATTCAGAACTGCCTTATGCATTTGCTCAG GTTGCTATAGAGGCAATATATGTTGCATTCCAGACATTAATATACAGTTTATTGCTTTACTCAATGATTGGGTTCCCTTGGAAAGCTGAAAACTTCCTGTGGTTCTACTTCTTCATATACATGTGCTTTATGTACTTCACATTGTATGGAATGATGCTTTTGGCTCTCACTCCAGGCCATCAAATTGCTGCCATTGTTATGTCTTTCTTCCTCAGCTTCTGGAATCTGTTCTCTGGCTTCCTCATTCCTAGGAAG CAAATACCAATATGGTGGAGATGGTACTACTGGGCATCACCAACTGCTTGGACAATATATGGTCTGATCACCTCCCAGTTGGGAAAGATATCAGATGAAGTAGAGGTACTAGGAGATACATCCATGCAAGTGAAGGATTTCCTGAAGAACGAATTGGGATTTGAATATGATTTCCTTGGAGCTGTTGCAGTTGCCCATATTGGTTTTGTTGTCCTTTTCTTGTTTGTCTTTGCATATGGAATCAAGTTCCTCAACTTCCAGAGAAGATAG